In Falco cherrug isolate bFalChe1 chromosome 19, bFalChe1.pri, whole genome shotgun sequence, the genomic stretch accctccctggctgcctgcgccagctctgcccttccctACCCCTCCGCAGGTGCCTAAATCGAGTCGGGTTTGACTGAGTCAAGTTCaaggctgccccagctgcagctccagcgCCGTGTTTTCAGCTGAACTCTTCGTTTTCAGCTTCCAGTTACGTCCTGAGGAGGGTGGGAGAAAGCAACCGGCAGCGGGTCGGCTCCCCAGCAAGAAAAGTTCAACCAGTTTCTCGTTAGTTTGAACAAGTGGAGGGTTTAATGAGTATTTGTTTTGCtaggaggaaggaaaggtgaAAGTGCCTCGGGGGGTGCGTCGCCCTCCCCGTGCCCATCTCGGCCTGCCTGGGCCCATCTGCCTCTGGCAGTTTTCCTGCAAACCCTGTGGAAACGGGGATGAAGGAAGCGGGTAAATCCTGCTTTTTCAGGGCTTTTGACTGTGTCTAAGGTTCAGggcattttatttgtttggtttttttttttttttaatagaaaaacatactttattgctttttaacaatgaaaagatttttacaACATATCACAGTTGAAGACAGAtactttctttcccccctcttAAATTTGTGTGGCTGCTGTAAATCCAGATTGGTCCGCTCTCCGTGGGCTTGTCTCCCCCCTCGCTCCCGTCCCATCCCAAGGCCGCAGGGACATAAAACACTTCCCTGGAGTCTTGGGGAAGGGTTTCctgctggaaaaccagcagcagcaccaccgGGAGCTGTAGCTGCCCAGGGCTTTGTGTCTTAAAGGTGGTGGAGAGCTGGAACAGCTGCTTGTGCGCAGCTCGGGGAGGTAAGGGCCGGGCTAACAGCCTTTCCTGCGGGACAAGCAGGgagcctgcagccctgggacGTGAGGGAAAGCAGCGCGGCGCGGCCGTCACCCCCGTGCCGGTTTACAGTTTGATCCATCCCCATCTGCTGCTGTAACTTTCAAGGGAACGGGAGAACGTGGAGCTGTAATCGGCTTCGTAATGGTTACTATTAAACAACTACCTCTTGAGAAGAAACTTTCCCCTCGCCAAGGGAAAGTCAGCACCAGgcctgggggcaggagggatcCGCTGGGGGCAGGAGGACGCTCAGAGCAGCCGCCCTCGGCACTCGATAGCCccgcagcagcacagcagctctttGCCTTCCACGCTGCCTACTTCGTAGTTGTAATCCCATGTCAGCTCCGTGCCGGCTCGTATCCTCctgggaagtaaaaaaaaaaaaaaaaaaaaatataaaattaagaaaccggacaggctgggagaagaGGCGATTCCAAAAAGAAGGATAAGCTGGAGCTCCTGCTAGCAGAGCGCAAGGCTTGCCCAGGACCTCTCTGGCCAGGGCGGCGGGGTCCTGCTTCTGGGGCAAGGGGGAAGCAGCCAGTGCGGCTGCCTCGGCTCTGCAGCGAGCGAAGGGACAAAGTTCGATGAATCACTCCCGTGGGGCTTCAGAGAGGCGCCGCTGCGCTCGCGGTGCCCAAAAGGCACGTGGCAGGGATTCACCACCGCCCGCCTGGCGCTGCCGGGAAGGTTTGTGACTCGAACGAGctgggcagctggctgctcCGCACTTAACTCCCCGCTTCGGGAAGGTCTAAAACTGATGCAAAGCGCACCAGGATCtccagcagaggagagagacCCTCGCCCAACTGGGCTCCAAGCTCTTCCCCGCTCGGGCTGGTGTAAAATTAAGGGGCAGTGGCTACCAGGAGTAGGAAACCCCCGGCCAAGGAGTGGGGTGCCAGCGGCCCGTCCCTGTGCACCACAACTCACTTGCTGGCGAAGAAGGCGACCCAGGGGAAGCGGAGGTCGTGCGTGTCCACAAAAACGTTCTGCACGAAGAGGTTAGGACTGCAGCTATGCTGTGAAGGGAGCGGAGACAACCGCAGTGAGCAAGTTCCTGCGTCGGAAGGGGCGCAAAGCGGCCCGCGGTAAACACAAGCCTTTATAAACAAGCAGCGTTCCCGATTTGTCCGCCGCATCCAGCGTAAGCCTGCTGAAACAGGCCAcgctccctcccctgcctgcgCCGCCAGGGATGAGTCACAGGATCCACGCTTGCAAAGGTAACGGCGCTGGAAGGACTGACTTGGCCATCCTGCTCACCACGTGTCacggggctggagcagctgcctcGTTTCACTCACGTtaggggtggggagaggggcaTGGATCATCCTAATCTTGttcttttcccactttttttactgtatttatcTAGTCTTGGGGAGGAACAGGCCCCCTGAAAGGCCAAGTCACCCCGAAGAtgtccccttcccttcccagctgccgGGGGACGCTCCCTTTCGCCCGCTGCCGGGGCAGTGACTCACGTTGAGGTACCGGCCCAGGTTGCCCTCCAGCTTGGCATCGATGATGTAGCAGGACTCCTCTCCATCGTAGAACTGGCGAGTGGTTTTATGGACGGGCGCGCTCTCGCCCTTGTCGGCTGCTGCCATGTTGGTGGACTTGATGGCGATGCCGTGAGTCGATTTCAGGGCGAAGCCCCGGGTGGATTTCACCGCCACCTGCCTCTTCACGGGACCTGCTGCAAGAGAGGAGCCAACGCCACCCCGTTCTCTCTCGTCCTCCAGAAGAGGAGCCCCGCGGTAGCGCTGCTGGCTCCCCTCTTTCACACGGGGGTAGCGAGCGCCTGAGGGATGCAGCTCAGACCTAAAATACCACCCCCGGGGTGGCTCCTGGGAAGCTCCCAGCTCCGCtcggcccagcacagcctggagaCCCACCCTCATAAGCCCCAcagttgctttttctgaagatgTCCAGAAATATCTAGTCCTTGAGGACCAGGAGTTTGCAGTTATATCTCAAACAACACACGGGGAACCTTCAGACTTCAGTCCTCAGGCAAAACTCGGAGGTGTGTGGAGCGGGATGCAACACGCTCACAGCTGGTGTGTCCTCACGAGCCCTTCCCGGTGGTTTCTGGCCAAAATTTCTCGCTGTCCCCCCCATCCCTTCCGACCCCAGCAGCTGTCCGCACCTGAGCCAGACGAGGGGTTTTTCTTGtcatccccttcctcctcctcggAGCCCGAGGAAATGGTCTGGATGTCGTCGCTGTCGTTGGTGGTGCCCTGGGCCTGccctgccgccgcccgcccgtTCTCCCCGTCGCTGTCGGTGCTGCTGGACAGGGTCAGCACGTCCTGTGGAAAGGCAGGAACAGCTCCGAGCGCAGCCTGCGCCAGGCGGGAGCATCGCTCTCCCGCTTCCTTCCCAAGCGACGTTCAGGGCTCCCTCGTCCCCCACGGTTCCGTGCTCTCTCCGAGCAGAGGACCTCTGTGCTCTTGGAAGCCCTTTGGAGCTGGCTCGGAGCTGAACGGGGCAGAAACCACCGCACAGGCCGGTGGCTGAGAGGGCAGCGAGGTTTCAGGGGGCACCCAGGCTGCGGGAAACTCGAGCCTGCACCGTTAGGTGCTCTGGGTTTTGCACGGAAAGGAGAAgaccccaaaacccaaagctgGTCCCCCCCCAGGATGGCTTCCTAGACCTGGCTCTGCCAAGCAACGGCTCCCTGGCGTGCTAGGCACGCTGCACGCCGTTCGGTCACGGCCCAAAGGCCGTGCTGTCCTCTCTTCTTGGGCTTTCGGAACCGTGAAGGGCCCCACTGTCTGAAGGAAATCAACTGTCCCCAGGAAATCCCAACTCCGAACCACCGGTGCTCAACTGGGAGCAACGGTGGCATAGGAACAACCCAAAGCACGGTCCAAGGTCCTCATCAAACCCGGCGGGAGCCgaggcagagccagccctgcgCCTCCCAGCCCGAAGGATCACCGCTTacgtctgtggtgggctgcggggTGAGGGAATGCcgcctgctctgcagcagggccGTCTTGCTCATCGGCCTCCGGACCCCTTCCAGTTTGGGAGGGCTGGGGTTGTAGCCGTACATCCTTCCCACGTCGCTCAGCCTGCGGGGCGAGGAGGAGAGCGGGTCACGCCTGCAGCTCcgggggggtgtccccaggcACAGAcggagcagctgagggaaggcGAGAGCCGGACACGACTGCCGTCACCAAGCGTTTAATTTCCCGGGGCACAgcccaacccccccccccccaacctcccCGCTTACTCTGGCAGCGGCACTAGTAAAGTTGTTCAGGGGCAGCCCCAGAGTTACAGCAATTCATTCAGCGTGatatttggaaacaaaaagcaggaaaatacaatttaagGAATCTTACCCAAGAATTTTGCTTGAGTCTTCAGGTTCCTGCAGAGTGGAGAAGTACAGAAGATTAAAATCTTTCCCTTGCGGAGCTTTCTTCAGCCCTTCTGCAGAAATGCTCCCCAAACCCCAGCCCAGGCGCGAGGAGCCGGCTGTCCCCACCGCTCGGCCTGACACCCAGTCCAGGGGGTGCTCCAGAAGGGCCAAGTTACAACCGCGGGGCTCCCACCCTGcacacagcccccccccaggGGGCTCCAAGccctctccagagcaggaggCGGACAGAGacctgctgcccccccagctcccccacccAGGGCTGCACGGGCACGTCGTGcccggggcaggagggatgtTCGGCTCAGCTCATGCCGAGCCACTTCGTTGTGGCCTCCTGTGTCACAACTTCCCccaggaaggggaaaagcacctccctgcccccgccccccccccccggtgggCAAAAGGCCACGAACACAGGGCGAGGGGACACCGAACAGCACCACAGTCCACCCAGTTGTGTGGTAGGGGTAGAGAAGCCATTTGAGCAAGAGCACAGCCGAGGACATCTCTGTGTCTCCGTTTCCTCAGCCGTGCCCCCAAGCCGGGCGCggtgcccccctccccgtcccgcagcccccccagccctcccttaCATCTTTCTTCGGTGCCTTTGACTCTCCATCCAGCTCGCCcggggcagcagcacaggtttTCTCTCGCTCACCCGGGAGCTCCGTTTTGCTGACCTTGGCCTCGCCGCCTTCGCTCATCTTGAAGGAGGAGGTGCTGTCGTTGTCCTGGAAGGTGTCAGACATGCTGTTGGAGCTCAGCCATGAGGCCACTTTGTTCTTGGAGGTCTCCTCCGATATCGGCAGCTTACAGGAGGCGGCCACTGCCGTCTCGTCGTGGCTGATTTGCCGGGTGAGCCCCGAGTCCTTGGAGGCTGTCTCCGACAGCCCGTTCTCCTTCTGGCCCCGGGTCTGCCGTCGCGTGGCATAGCTGCGCCACACCGAGCTGGTACTGAAGTCCTCATCCTTGCAGAAGTTGTCATCAGAGCTGTCCTCGTTGGACTCCTCCTGCTCCTCGGTGCctgtgttttcctcctcttcatccttGAGGTCCACCCCGCTGCTGTCAGAAGAGCACTTTGCATCGCTCTCGTAGCCCTCCTTGAAGTTCTCCACGCTCTCAATGTGATCCAGGTTCGCAAAATATTCGTCACCCATCTCTAACCCCTCTTTGTCGGCAAAGTCATCTGTGAGGATTTTCCCTGGAGGTGGGGAATAGGAAACCTAAGTGTGAGTTTCCCAGGGATGACATTCCTACCACCCCACAGGTTTTACCCTCCCCAAAGACTCGCTGAGGAGCAAACAGGACCGACACCACCTTATCCCAAAGCTGGGCTGGGAAAGGACAACGTATTTCCCTGACACCCAAGGTAACATAAACCTGCAGCGGGCCCCTGCTAACATCCAGGCTTCCAAGATGGAAACTTCCAACCAGGCGTTCGAACGGGGCGACCGCCTTTGCCTCGGAAGGGCTGGAGGTGACGGTGTAGCGCAGGGGCAATATTAAGGGCAAGAAACCAGAGCGCCAGAACTCAGGCAATGCCTGCGGTTAGTTTCATTTCGGAGTTAACGCAACCAAGCTGCGcaacttctgcattttattgGTTTGTGCCGACGTTCCAGCAACTGGTTTGATGTAAACAGGAAGCAGGTATGTGTTCATCCACCCTCAGCGTGCAGAAACAGCTCTGGGGATCCGAGCGCTTCTCTTGACGCTGGCACTGCAGCACCTTGTTTTTGCGATAAACAAAGCCTAGCTCTCAGGCCTGACACAACCGGCTCTTTTCAGCTACTTATGCCCCCTGTCCTGAACCAAAAGCAAGCAGGTTCCTATCTGAACGCCTGTGACCGCCGGGAAGCATGGTGGCTCGACAAAGGCTTTGCATTCACAGCACCTGTTTCAAAAAGGAGAGGCTCCTACCTGCCTGTTCAGCAGGGCGAGCTCCTACCTGCGTAGATGCAGACGAAGGAGCCTTTAGCAATGTCATCAAGGCAGCGAATGCCCCAGCCTTTGTTCTGCGTCTTGAATAACTGCAGTCGGACTTGGAGCCCGTGCTGGACCAGGCGGTTGGTGCACATGTTAACGTTGCACTTGCACCTCTTGTTACACTCGTaaactctgaaagaaaaggagaacagTGAGATCTTCCTCGATAAAGCAGTATCCCAAGGCTCGGCGGAGTACCAGTCACGATGCAAAGGGACTTGCAGCAGCGACTGCAAGCTCAGCGCAGGAGGGAGAGCGGAGCTGCCAGGTGCGAGGGTAATGCACGGGCGTCCCAGGCCACGCAGGACCAGATGGATCAAGAGCTCAGTATCTGCACTCGGCTCCGGGAAATACCGCCTCTCTCACAGCGCCAAGTTTCCGACGCTGGTATTTgtgagggaaggagaagacGCAGCTCTGCTTACCCTGTCGGGAGGCATTCTTCCAGCCTTTTGTGCTGGTATCCTGCGTTGGGGTTGATCTGCCCACCTGGGGTACAGCCAGTCGCCTGGACTGTCAGCTGGTGACAGGCACATTTCGATCTAgagagacacacagagaaaaacccACCTGTGCACCAGAAGTTAGTTTTACACACCGGTTTtacagcaaggagaaaaaaaaaaaaaatcgcatCTTTTTGCATGTCTATGTGCAGAGACAGGGCCTGACTTGGAGTCAAACTTACAAGTGACCAGAGCAGATTCCCCCTGGGCCGCCCACCACCCTCCAGGTGCAGTGACACAGAGGAGTTCACCTACTTGTCCCTGCAGCCGTCCTTGCAGTCGCAGCCCACGAGGAATTCCCAGCTGGTGTTGATGTAAACCCCTTTGCCGGGGATGCGCTCCTTGCTGTAGGCCACTTGGGGAGGCGGGGTGTTATCGATCTCGTTGACACAGGACAGCGGCACGTCCTCCTTACCCTTGGTAATGTCTGCGATGTAGTAGTAGGGCTTGTAGGGCTGGAACTTGCGATCCACCAGCACGTAGGGATCCAGGCAGAACATCTCCAGGAAAAGGAAGTCGCAGTCTGTCTCGAAAAGGTAGCGCTCGATCTCCTGCATGGTCCTCAGGCACAGCCCACAGGGTGTCTTGTAGAGGACGTGGAAGCCCATCTTGCGGTTCACCCGTCGGCGGGCTGTCATCCGTCGGAAGTCGTAGAGCAGCGGGATGAGCAGGGGGTTCTTGCTGCGGTACTGATCGCTGCGGATGGGACGGACGCGGGACAGGCAGGTGTAGCTGCAGACGTGCGGCAGGTAGAAGAGTTTCTCCAGCGGGGCTCGGTAAGAGGGCTCGTTGGGCACGCGGTCCATCATGCCATGGAAGGCCTGCGCTGCGCCACCGCCTGCCTGGCCGCTGGCGAGCCTGTTAGGGGGAAAGGGACACACTGAACAGCCGCGGCTTACGGAAGAGCAGCGCTTTCTCCTCCAACTGCAGAGGGATTTTGGTTGAGACACAACTTAATTCCTATCAAAACAGCTGCTCTGAGACACGCTGCTTCGCTGCTTAGTCCAAATAGGCACAAACCCCAGCATCCCCGAGGGGCGAGGCTGGGCAGCCCACAAAGGGAGCATTaccagcagcagagaacagaaaaaccCACCCCCCAATCAGAACTAGGGAAGCAAAACCAAGCACAAGTTGGATGTGGTCTCAGCACACACACcagcagcttctgtgctgcgCAGCGACTGCCACAGAGCGACCCGAGCTCAGGCCAATGACAAAACGTCAGGAACAGTTGTCTGGGAGGGAGAACAAGGTAAGAGGAAGGCGAACGCTCAGGACTGGACGAGCTGGTGAGTGAAGGTGTCAATCGGTCACAAAATAAACCCGTGCTAATCCCGACCTCTCGCACGCACGCAGGGATTTGTAGGAAGCGTGAAGCAGCTCTGCCTACCGATGCTGCGGGGCCGCGCTCAGCCGTCCCGATGGAGGTGCATCGCTTAGGACAGGTGAAGAAGGCGATGACTGCCCGGAACCCACGGAGCCAGGACGGAAGGATGTGCTTTTCTTGGCCACTTGCTTCCTCGACTGGGCCAGCTGACTGTCGGTGCACCTGCGCGAGGGAAGAAGGGAGGCCATCTGCAAGATGTACACGTTCACACAACGGCAGGATTTAGACAGACAGGACAGGCCGAATAACACTCCCCCCTGGAAGTTGGCAACAGTGTGCCGTCCAAGAGAAacagagcagatttttttcctaacgAGTGTGAAAATCAACCCATTTCTGACTATTGGTGCTGCAGGATCCCACAACAACCCCAACCAAATGCCAGAACTCGCCTACGTCTAAAAGCAACTTCTGACATACTGCTATTTATTTGGAAGTAAGGGATAAGGGTGAGAGGGAGTGTAAGGAGGACGTCCAAGGCCTTTATTTCAGGAAGCCGGACAAACCACTACTTGAAGAAACCcctgcaacagcagaaacaagagTTTACAGAGGCTCAATCAGCGCAACAGTACTGAGCAGTGGGAGGAACAAGGAGTACAGTGGACTCTCTTGTCCTTACCAAGAGGTGACTGCACAAAGGAATGTAACAGCATCACTGACAAAAGGGCTACGAGGGGCTCCCGAACACCTCTGCAGCCCGATGCACCACATCAGGAAGGTGGGCGGCACCTGGAAGACACTACCTTCGTGTTCCAAGCAAACACCATGGAGGTTTTTGATCCATTTATACCGATTAAACagaaaaccaccccaaaccagCCACTGGTTTTCCCACAGGTGGAAGAACATAGTTATCAGGGCAGAAAAGGAGGAGACAGTGAGAGCAAGAGGGGGTGACTATCTGCAAACGTCTGCCTCAAAAGCAAGGTGTTaacacacatttcaaaattcaagaggaagagaaaaaaagcttccaTCAACAGGCTTTAAAGAGTCAGAAATAGCTGACAGTGGCTCCCTGCCACTGTAGAAGAACTTGAAGGTGGGACTAGAGAGGGAAGAGAACTAGACCTTCCTCAGAGTAAACAAAACACGAGAGTGAAGAAACCATTCTCGCAGTTTTAATAATCTAAAACTAAAGTGGTTTTAACCCAACAGTATCCCTTGGGACAGCAGGGACACTGATATGGTACGCTGCCTTCAGTCACTGTTAAAAACCAGTTGTCTTTAAGCCGGTCACTCCTtaagggcagggcagggcaacAGCTGTAGTAGCGTCTCCTTGTATCAGATCTGAAAACAAGATCCTAAAGTCAAAGCTGCTGTCTGGAGGGAACAAAAAAGGCTTCCTGTAACCATGCAAGGACCGTtaaatggaaaaggagaggTCTGGCAGCCGACGAGACAGCAGGCAGGCAGTCCAACTTCATCGCCTTCGTGCCGTGTCCCTGCACATCCTTCCTACAGCCTCGACAGCTCGGGCTGCTCTGGTGTTAGGGGCTGGCAGGCTGGCCCTGGGCGGACGGTGGAGGAGGCAGCTTGCATTTCTCGTTCTGGAGCAGACCTCCTTCAGCATCGGCCTCTCCTTGGTCATGTAAGAGGTGAGGGACAAGGCTATTACAGCTTTGATTCTCACGTCTCCGTCAGGAGGAGCATTCTCAAGTGAGCTCCCACATCCAGGGGCAGAACGGCTCATATTGCACTGGTACTTGGTGAGGAATCCCCTCCTGAGACCGGAGGCTGACGGCAGGTGGGGCTCCTGAGATGCTGCTACGCCTGGAGAGCATCGGGTAAATAAAGATTCACGTGCTGCACAGGTTCCTTACAGCTGGGAcatctcttttctcccttctgcccATGCAGCAAGGCACAGTCACAGCAGAAGATATGCTGGCAGGGGACCAGGCGTCCAGAAATTCGGATGGGAAATCCACAGTGGTGACAATAATTAACTGGGAGAGCCTTTCTCTCCCCTAGAAAGTTATTACAGTCCCAGAGCGCACGCCCAGGTACCCTGGTGTTCTCCAACACGCTCCCTCCATCACAAGGCCGAGCTCCTCCTTCATCCAGGCCTCCTTGGGCACCAGCCTGCACCTCCGAGAACGTCCTGCTTGGGCCCCCGGCAGCGGGAGGCACGTGTGCGACTTGGCTGTGGCTTAGCTTTATCGGGTTTGGTCTGTGACCACCGAGACCAACCACTGATCCTGAGTTCTCAGCACCTTGTAAGTCATTGAGGTCTGCGAGCAGGTCAGTCGGAGTGGAGGGATACAAGGCAGCCGGGGACCAGTGCCTGGATCGTGACACGAGGGAGcaattcagattttcagaagagaaggagCAAACTTTCTAACTTGGAAATAGATCAAGTGCAAAGCTTTAGCCCTGAGTAAGAACAATGGCATTTGGCTCAGGGGGTGCTGGGCTGTCAGCTCTCCCGCCCCCAATTACTCATCCAGCAGCCTTTCTCTGTAGTTTCCCCCAGAAGCATGACTAAAAGAGATCCGTGTAACCAGGAAACAAGCCTAGTCAGGGAGGAAACCCGCACCTGAGGATTCCTCTGCACAGAAAGCGTGGTGCCTGAGAGAGCTGAGCACTGGAGACGGGACACAAAGGAGGCAGTGGTGGAAGCAGAGAACTGACTCAGGTACTTACTCCATCTCAGCAGGCTGCGGAGACACGGACTGTGCAGCCAGCGAGGCCGCCTGCATTTGCTCTAAAGGTTTGTAATGGGTACCAGCTCCTGTTAAATCCTGGGTATATTGTACTACGGGCCCTTTGCTCCTGACGGCACCtagtggggaggggaaaaagcaaaatatcagCAGGAAAAGTCTCTACCATCGACCAAAATTTGTGGCACTAGCTACAAAATATTGATTTAGTCCCCGAAGGCAACCAAAACAGAGACATTCACAATTAACACCCGGTCATTGCCTGAGCTGAGTCACAGCCAGTCACCCCAAACAGATTCCGGCCACTTTACCCAAatgcagtttggttttgtgaCATCTTTATGCCAGGGGAAAAAGCCCACTGTAAATCTTAAAGCTCCAGGAGTTCTgctaaaaaaacaaccaccaaaaccaaaccaaagccaaaacaaccCACCTGCCCCCACCAACCCACCACACGTCCACTCAAATTCCAGGATATCAACTGAAAAAGATGTCACATACCAACATTGGGACGAGTCCTCGCTTGTCcactttgcttcttttcttgtgtGGAGGCCGTGGAAGTTTTCATGCTGAACATGGGCTCAAGGCGTGTGGAACCCCGGTAAATCCACTCACAGCGTTTATCATCCTGCAGTAAGGAGAAGGCAACACTCACAGCACCTACAGCAAGAGCTTCCAGAGGTACAGTACCggcctgggaggcagcagcatgcTTTTAGGGTGAGCAGAATCACATGGAAAGGAGGCGCAAGCATTGACGTGAAGGCTCTTGAAAGACCATGCAGCAAATAACTCATCACGTCTGGGGGAGCACTGAACACAAACCCAATCTAGACAGAGGTCCCCAAACCTCAAATGCAGTTCTGTTCTCAGCCCAGCAACCGACCAAGGAGGCACCATTGGAGAAACCAGACCCCTTCAGGAGACAAGTTATCTGCTCTAGGACAGGGGGGTTAAATTTGCAAGTGCACAATGTCTTCCCCAGCCTCAGTGGCTATGCAGCTATCTGGACCTGGACGGGAAGGGAGCCAAGCCAGCACAGGCAGTACGTCTGCTCCCTTTCTGCAATTTGTAGAATGTGAGCAAGCAGGTTATCACAGCTTCTGCTCAGTTTCTCTCCTGCTTCTCAAACCGACACTTGTATTTGGACAGAAGACACAGCTAGGTGTTTATATCGAGGAAAGGGTCAGGATGGAACACCTGCAGAtgatgaattttctttcttattcatCTGTCGCTTTCAAGTTTCAcatgcaaaatgctttaaaaggcTTTTGAAGCTTTTGTCATGCAAATGGAAGTGTTTCACCTTCACTATCAGTGCACAGGAGAAACTGGCAGTCTACCTACTGAGCAAAACACCTGCTTGCTCCAGGACCCTGTCTGCCATTAGCAAGGAAGCAGGACTGCACCAGCCCAAGTCAGCCACCCTCCAACTCAAATTTAAGCCTATCTTCCCTTCttaatgggaaaaagaaaattgctctACCAGGAAAAGGATTCTGACCAGACTGCCATCTACTTCTTCCACTCTGGATTTCCACCAGGTCCCTTCCCACTCGGTTTTGATCAGCTGTCCGTTCTTCAGCAGTACCATGGGCCGGTTGGGGTAGGCTGTGATGTACTCCTCAATGAAATCACGACAGGAAACATCCTCTATGTCTTCCCAGGTCTTTTTTACTGCTCAGAAAGAGACAGttgggagaaagagaagaggaggaaagactcttacaaaaagaaacttttaactCTTTCCCAAAGAGATCCCAGGTGGATTTTTACATAAGAACAACCAAGCAGCAATCCCGAGTGGCTGGATTATTGGCGGTAGGGCACCCAGCCACGTTAATGCACCCAGAGTGCAAGGAATCACAGCAGACTCACTCTGCCCGTAACAAACCACTATTTCCTCCAGCTTCATAT encodes the following:
- the SETDB1 gene encoding histone-lysine N-methyltransferase SETDB1 isoform X1, with protein sequence MCYSSRVSPAFSHFFVVSVTTEMDSQEIKELQQEVMDELGISMEELQDIIDKELEKFECVKQRKQQLEELEKCVKQKEEEVAHVDRLFDDASRAIDKCEILVKDLYSKLGLQYRESSSEDEDLAAKPTEVIEIPDEDDDDVMSIDSGWKHSNSSSRIAKDQTLLREAMAAMRKSAQDVQRFMDAVNKKTNAQDAQKDAQTPQETSSAVQPVGLAAAGSDLSNDGDLNVGMRILGKKRTKTWHKGTLIAIQTIGVGKKYKVKFDNKGKSLLSGNHIAYDYHPAPEKHYVGSRVVAKYKDGNQVWLYAGIVAETPNVKNKDRFLIFFDDGYASYVKEWELYPVCRPLKKTWEDIEDVSCRDFIEEYITAYPNRPMVLLKNGQLIKTEWEGTWWKSRVEEVDGSLVRILFLDDKRCEWIYRGSTRLEPMFSMKTSTASTQEKKQSGQARTRPNVGAVRSKGPVVQYTQDLTGAGTHYKPLEQMQAASLAAQSVSPQPAEMECTDSQLAQSRKQVAKKSTSFRPGSVGSGQSSPSSPVLSDAPPSGRLSAAPQHRLASGQAGGGAAQAFHGMMDRVPNEPSYRAPLEKLFYLPHVCSYTCLSRVRPIRSDQYRSKNPLLIPLLYDFRRMTARRRVNRKMGFHVLYKTPCGLCLRTMQEIERYLFETDCDFLFLEMFCLDPYVLVDRKFQPYKPYYYIADITKGKEDVPLSCVNEIDNTPPPQVAYSKERIPGKGVYINTSWEFLVGCDCKDGCRDKSKCACHQLTVQATGCTPGGQINPNAGYQHKRLEECLPTGVYECNKRCKCNVNMCTNRLVQHGLQVRLQLFKTQNKGWGIRCLDDIAKGSFVCIYAGKILTDDFADKEGLEMGDEYFANLDHIESVENFKEGYESDAKCSSDSSGVDLKDEEEENTGTEEQEESNEDSSDDNFCKDEDFSTSSVWRSYATRRQTRGQKENGLSETASKDSGLTRQISHDETAVAASCKLPISEETSKNKVASWLSSNSMSDTFQDNDSTSSFKMSEGGEAKVSKTELPGEREKTCAAAPGELDGESKAPKKDEPEDSSKILGLSDVGRMYGYNPSPPKLEGVRRPMSKTALLQSRRHSLTPQPTTDAALGAVPAFPQDVLTLSSSTDSDGENGRAAAGQAQGTTNDSDDIQTISSGSEEEEGDDKKNPSSGSAGPVKRQVAVKSTRGFALKSTHGIAIKSTNMAAADKGESAPVHKTTRQFYDGEESCYIIDAKLEGNLGRYLNHSCSPNLFVQNVFVDTHDLRFPWVAFFASKRIRAGTELTWDYNYEVGSVEGKELLCCCGAIECRGRLL
- the SETDB1 gene encoding histone-lysine N-methyltransferase SETDB1 isoform X4 — translated: MCYSSRVSPAFSHFFVVSVTTEMDSQEIKELQQEVMDELGISMEELQDIIDKELEKFECVKQRKQQLEELEKCVKQKEEEVAHVDRLFDDASRAIDKCEILVKDLYSKLGLQYRESSSEDEDLAAKPTEVIEIPDEDDDDVMSIDSGWKHSNSSSRIAKDQTLLREAMAAMRKSAQDVQRFMDAVNKKTNAQDAQKDAQTPQETSSAVQPVGLAAAGSDLSNDGDLNVGMRILGKKRTKTWHKGTLIAIQTIGVGKKYKVKFDNKGKSLLSGNHIAYDYHPAPEKHYVGSRVVAKYKDGNQVWLYAGIVAETPNVKNKDRFLIFFDDGYASYVKEWELYPVCRPLKKTWEDIEDVSCRDFIEEYITAYPNRPMVLLKNGQLIKTEWEGTWWKSRVEEVDGSLVRILFLDDKRCEWIYRGSTRLEPMFSMKTSTASTQEKKQSGQARTRPNVGAVRSKGPVVQYTQDLTGAGTHYKPLEQMQAASLAAQSVSPQPAEMECTDSQLAQSRKQVAKKSTSFRPGSVGSGQSSPSSPVLSDAPPSGRLSAAPQHRLASGQAGGGAAQAFHGMMDRVPNEPSYRAPLEKLFYLPHVCSYTCLSRVRPIRSDQYRSKNPLLIPLLYDFRRMTARRRVNRKMGFHVLYKTPCGLCLRTMQEIERYLFETDCDFLFLEMFCLDPYVLVDRKFQPYKPYYYIADITKGKEDVPLSCVNEIDNTPPPQVAYSKERIPGKGVYINTSWEFLVGCDCKDGCRDKSKCACHQLTVQATGCTPGGQINPNAGYQHKRLEECLPTGVYECNKRCKCNVNMCTNRLVQHGLQVRLQLFKTQNKGWGIRCLDDIAKGSFVCIYAGKILTDDFADKEGLEMGDEYFANLDHIESVENFKEGYESDAKCSSDSSGVDLKDEEEENTGTEEQEESNEDSSDDNFCKDEDFSTSSVWRSYATRRQTRGQKENGLSETASKDSGLTRQISHDETAVAASCKLPISEETSKNKVASWLSSNSMSDTFQDNDSTSSFKMSEGGEAKVSKTELPGEREKTCAAAPGELDGESKAPKKDEPEDSSKILGLSDVGRMYGYNPSPPKLEGVRRPMSKTALLQSRRHSLTPQPTTDDVLTLSSSTDSDGENGRAAAGQAQGTTNDSDDIQTISSGSEEEEGDDKKNPSSGSGPVKRQVAVKSTRGFALKSTHGIAIKSTNMAAADKGESAPVHKTTRQFYDGEESCYIIDAKLEGNLGRYLNHSCSPNLFVQNVFVDTHDLRFPWVAFFASKRIRAGTELTWDYNYEVGSVEGKELLCCCGAIECRGRLL